Part of the Sandaracinaceae bacterium genome, CTGGCTGGCCGCCCAGCGCGCGGGCGCTGCGGGCTCGCTCTATCACGTGACGGACGATGAGCTGACCCTCGCGCGAGACTTCTACGGTGGCCTGTGCACCGCCCTCGGGCTCGCAGCGCCCCGCCCCGGCGCCGGAGTGGCCGTGGCTGCGCTCAAGGCGCGCCTGGGGCTGGGGACGCTCACGCTGACCGACGTCATCCAACGTGGGCGCAGCACGTCGTTCGACATCTCTCCTGCGCGTGAGCAGCTGGGCTACGCGCCTCAGGTCACGGTCGACGCGGGCCTCGCGCAGCTCAGCGCGGCTGTGGCAGCACGGGGCGGCGCCGACGGCGTGCTCGCCTCCGCGCGCACGACGCCTACCGCCGACAGCATCCGCACGCAGGTCGAGCGCGCGAGCTGAGCGCTGCGGCCTGCCCTAACCAGCTGCGGGCAGACGCAGCGTGACGCGACAGCCGCGCTCCGGACTCTGCGTGATGGCGACGGATCCCCGGTGTCGCTCCACGACGCGCCTGACGATGGCGAGCCCGAGGCCCGAGCCGCCCGTCTCTCGACTGCGGCTGCTCTCGAGGCGCACGAACGGCTCGAAGACGTCGTCGCGGCGCTCGACGGGGATGCCCTCGCCACCATCGTCGACGTGCACCAGCCACTCGGCGCCGGCGCGCTCGAGGCGCAGCGTGGGCGGCTGCGCATAGCGCACGGCGTTGGCGGCGAGGTTGTCGATGGCGCGGAACAGCAGGCGCTCGTCCCCTGCGACCAGGGCGCACGCGTCGGCCCGCTCCACCACGGCACCGGTCCAACGAGAGGCGACATCATCGACCAGCTCGGAGAGGTCCACCGAGCTCCGCTCGATAGCAGGTGCGTCGGGCCCCAGGCGATAGAACGCGAGCAGCTCGTCCGTGAGGGCGCGCATCTCTCCCGTCGTCGCGCGCATGTCCGCCAAGATGGCGTCGCGCGCGAGCGGGTCCTCTTCGTCGGCCAGCTGCTCGATGGCGAACAGCAAGCGCGCGACGGGCGTGCGCATCTCGTGGGACACGGACTGCAGGAGCTCGCGGTGGCGCTCCAAGAGCTCCTCCGAGCGGGCGGCCATCCCGTTGAAGGCCTTGGCGATGTCTTGCATGGCGTCAGCGCCGCTCAGCTCGACGCGCGCGCCGAGGTCGCCCCCGATGAAGCGCTCGGACGTGTCGGCGAGGTGCACGAGCTGCCTGCGCAGCGGCCACAGCGCGAGCGTGAGGCCCAGCGCCGCGAACGCCATCAGCAGCAGCGTGCCCAACACGTGCCCGCCCAGCGGCGGCGGCTCGGGGGGCGGCAGGCGGCCGACCACGACCCGGTCGCTCTCCGGCACCAAGAGGAGCGCACGACGCGCGTAGGGTGGTCCGGTCATCACCACCTCCCCGCGGGCGAGCCGCGTGCGGTCGCGACCATGCACGTCCAGACGCGCGAGGGGCGCGACGTGGACGCTCTCCCCGACCCACGGCCGGGCCGCGGCGAGCACCTCTGGAGCGGGCTCGCCCGCCTGTAGCCGGCGTGCGGTCTCGCGCACGAAGGCGACGGCGCGCTCCTCGGCCACGTCGCCCCGCGGGGAGCGCCCCGCGTGCGGCGGACGCGCTGGCCCCTCTCCGGACTCACCTCTCGGGAGGCCGAGGCCGTGACGGATCCGCGGGAGGGAGGCGAGCGTGATCATCCCGAGCGCCGTCAGGAGCGCCGCGACGCCCACCGTCAGGTACAGCCGCAGGAACAGACGCCTCACGTCCGCACCGCGAAGAGGTAGCCGCGCCCGTGAACCGTGCGGATCATGGCGTCCCCGCCGAGGTGCTCGCGCAGCTTGCTGCGCAGCTTGGAGACGCGCAGATCGAGCGAGCGGTCGAGGCCGTCGTAGGGGACGCCACGCAGCGCGAGGAAGAGCTCGTCGCGCTCGATGACGCGCCCCGCGTGCTGCACGAAGAAGGCGAGCAGGTCGTACTCGGCGCTGGTGAGGGGGATGGGCCCGGACGGCCCCAACGCCTCGCGCGCCCCCGTCTCGAGGCGCAGCGCACCGAAGCGCAGGACGCTCGAGGTCGCCTGCCGCTCACGGCGCAACATCGCGCGGACCCGCGCCAGCAGCACCTGAGGCACGACGGGCTTGATGACATAGTCGTCCGCGCCCAGCTCGAGCCCCGTGACCTGATCGAAGTCGTCGCCACGCGCCGTGAGCATGAGCACGGGGCCTCCCCAGCGAGGGCGTAGGGCGCGCAGCACGTCGAACCCGTCCAGGCCCGGCAGCATCAGGTCGAGGATGAGCAGGTCGGGCGCGAGAGAGAGCACCCGCTCGACCGCGCGATCGCCGCGCCCCTCGGTGTCCACGCGCAGTCCGTCGCGCGCGAGCGCTGCGGCCATCAAGCGCGCGAGGGGCGCGTCGTCTTCGACGATGAGGACGTGGGCGGTGGCGGTGGCGGTGGAGGTCGACATGCGCGCGAACGACGAACGAGGCCCACTCAGCCTGCCGACAATCCCAGGCGGTCGCCACCGAGGAGTTGTCACGAAGTGTATCCTCCGCATCGCCACTGCCCCGCGGTTCCGGTGGTGGCGCTCCATGGTCGGCACGCGCCGCACGACACGGCCGCATCTGGCTACAAATCGATACACGAACACGACACGCGTACGACAGCCGAGCACCGAATCTCCGGACACCCTGTCGAGCATGCGACGCTCGTGCGACCCTGACCGAGGGCGCGTGAGCCCCAACGCCGGAGATCGCCATTGTCTGCCCTACCCGCCCCGCATCCGCGCCCCTCTCACCGCGCCTCTCTCCACCTTCGCACCACACGCGGGGCCATGCGGCTCACGACGTGCTGCGCGCTGCTCGTCGGCTTCGCGGTCGCGGGCTGCGGGGGTGGAGGTGGGGGTTCCCCCGATGCGGGGGCGGACGTGGGCGTGACAGGCGACCAAGGGGTCGTCGCCCCCACGGCCTGCACCGCGCTGCTCGAGGAGGCCGGTGACGCCTACACGCTGACGGGCACGCTGCGCGACTGCGCGGGCGTGACGGGAGGCGCCGCGGTGGCCGGCTCGCTCATGAACCTGAGCGGCATCACCATCGACAACGAGGGCACGGACATGACGCCGTGCATCGCCGTGCTGTGCGACGACACGCACGCGTACGTCGCGACGAACGCGCTACCGCACTACGACTTCGTCGCGACCACGCCCAACGCGCTCGTGGAGAACGCCTTCATCTACCGCGTCCCGCTCACGCCAGCCCCCTATGCGGGCACGACGAGCGCGACCGACGCGAACACCATCAACGGCTGCGCCGCCGCGTACACGCAGTACCTCGCGGCCCCGGACACCGCCACCCAGAACGAGCCGAGCGGCTTGTGCGCGCTCGGCTCGGCGACCCTCATGTCGGACACGGAAGACAGCGTGACCCGCGTGTACCAGCAGATCCCTTGCTTCGACACGACGGGGTTCATGATCGCGGGCTCCCCGGTGTTCGGTCCGAACGAGGGGGCCATGCCGGACCCCTACGGCAACCCCGGGTACAACTACCCGAACGACACGAGCGACGACTACGGCAACGGCGCCGCGCTCGACTTCTGCGGCGGACACACCGCGTTCACCATGCACTACCATGCGGCCATCGACGCGTGCTTCGAGCGCGACGCGAGCGGAGCCCCCGCGAACTCCTACGCAGACGCGACCGCTGGCTGGGACATCGAGGCGGCGATGACCGCGCCCTGCACCGAGCCCTCGGGCGTGGTCGGCTGGTCCGCGGACGGATACCCGATGATGGGCTCCTGTGTGTGCGTGGCGCGCGACGGCGACGGCGCCTGCACGGACGTGCGGCGCGCGCGCAGCGGCTGGGTCTATGGCGGGCTCGGCACGTGGGGTGACGCGCCGGGCGAGGCCGCCGCCCTGGGCGTCGAAGGGTCCACCTGCACCACGGACGACGACTGCTGCACCGACGCCAACTGCCACTTCTCGTGCTCGGTGACGGTGGCGGGCAATGGCGGGACGGACACGGTGGTCGGGCGCCGCTGCGTGCTGGTGGACTACTCGTGGTGCACCCACCAATACGTCCGACGGGACGACAAGCTGCCCGCCGGAGAGGACTACGTGTACCTGGACCGCTGCAACGGGTACGACGGGCCCGACGGCTACGCCTACCACACGACGTTGACCTTCCCGTTCATGACGGGCTGCCTGCGTGGCGCCGCCGACGACTACGTGGCGGACCGTGGCGACGGCGGCATGAACATGATGGGCCTGCCGATGTGCATGCCCGGGCAGATGATGTGCTGTGGCGACGGCATCTGCGGCGGCCCCGAGAACGCGCAGAACTGCAGCGCGGACTGCCCATGAACGCTGGGCCGGCGGAGCCGCCGCGAGCCCGGGCACCGCGCGAGGCTGCGCACGGGCGCACGACGGCTGCGCGGGCGGCGGCGCACAGGCGGTCGGCGTGCGGCGTGCTGGCGGCGTTCCTCCTGTTGACGGCGAGTGGCTGCGAGGACGACCCGAGCGGCGCGGACACCCCGATACGACTCGTGGGCGACGGCGCCCACGTGCGCTACCTCATGGGCGTCAGCTGGGAAGGTGCCGTGCAGGACGACACGGACGACGCCTACCTCTTCACCTCCGACGAGGGCGTGGAGGTGCGGCTCACGGCGCTGTGGTTCGGGGTCGGGGCGGTGGAGCTGGTGCCCTGTGAACCGGACACGACGGACGCGACGGTGGCGGCGCTGCGCGCCCTGGTCCTCCCCGGGCGCGCGCGCGCGGATCACGTGTGGGTCAGCGACGGGACGTTGGTGGAGGCGCCCACGGTGTTGGACGCGCTCGACGGACAGCTGGTGGAGTACGGCGGCGGCACCACCACGGAGGGCACGACCTACTGCGGTCTCTACCAGCGCGCGATCGTCGCCCAAGACGGCCTCGATGCGCAGCTGGTGCGGCAGAGCCTGCGGGCCTCGGGGACATACCGCGCGCCCAGCGAGGCGCAGGCTCGAGCGTTCGACGTGTCGGTGGACCTGCTGGTGGGCTCGACGGATGTGCTCGCGCGTGACGAGCTCAGCGCGTGGCTTCCCGGGGTCACCGACGTCGTCATCACCTACGAGGGCGCGCGCGCGTTCGACGGGGTGCAGCCGGAGACGCTCTCGGAGCGAGGGCTGGCGTACGAGCTGCTGCGCAACGTGATCGCGTCTGCGCGAGTGAGCGTACGCATGCCCCTCGACTGACGGGATGAGCTCGGCGCCTCGCGTCGCGTCCCGCAGCAGCCGGCCGAACATGCAGCCGGCGTGCGGGGAGCGCCGTCAGCCCTGAAGGATGAGGCAGGTCGACGTGGCGTGGGCGTACACGCGCTGCTCCGCGTCCAGGATTTGCGCGTCGGTGACGGCGGTGGTGCGGCCGCGATGCACGAGGCGGCCGACGGCGCGCAGATCGGCCTGGCCCACCTTGGCAGCACGCGTGAGGTTCACCTTCAGCTCGAGCGTGGTGTAGCCGACGCCCGCGGGGAGCGTGGAGTGCAGCGCCACGCCCAGGGGCGCGTCCAGCACCGCCGCGTACCAGCCGCCGTGGACGCCGCCGAGGGGGTTGAAGAGGTGCGGCTCGATGCGGTCGATGGTGAAGACGCACGCCCCGGGCTCGACGCTCGCGAGGCGGAAGCCGAGCGTCGCGCCGATGGGTACGTCGGTGTCGTGCGCGATGAGCTCTTGGAGGAACTCGAGACCGCTCATCGCGCGGGCGCGAGCGCCCAAGTCGCCGGGCTGGGCGAACGCGTAGGTGCGGGAGAGGGTGCTGAGGGGCTGCGAGTCGTGTGGCATGGCGTGCTCCGGGGTGACGCGACGACGTCCGTCGCTGGGTGGACACGCTAGCCACCGCCCGGCGGATGCTCCATGCTCATGTGGCCGTGTTTCGTTGCCGTTCGTTCGGAGGTACGCCGTGGATGTCCTCTCCAGTGTGTTGACCCACCTCGAGCTGCGCACCACGCGCTACTTCCGCGTGCAGGTCGGTGGGGCGTGGGGCGTGCAGATCCCGCCTCAGCAGGGCGTGATCCGCTTCCACGTGGTGCTGTCGGGTGCATGCACGCTGACGCTGGGCGACGAGACCAAGGCCCTCGGCCCGGGGGACCTGGCCTTCGTGCCCCGTGGCCTAGCCCACGGTTTGAGCGACGCGCCACGGCGACGCATGACCAGCTTGGGAACCGTGCTGCGACGCTCGCCGGTCGGCCCGACGGGCATCCTCTCGCTCCACCCCGAGCCCTCGACCGAGCTGCTCTGCGGGCACATGACCCTCCGCAGCCAACACCACCCGTTGCTGGTCGCCATGCCCGACCACGTGGTCGTCCAGTCTGCGGAGGCGAGCTGGCTGCCCGCCCTGGTCGCGGGCCTGTGGCGGGAGCTGCGCGAAGAGCTGGAGGGGAGCGCGGCGCTGATCGATCGGCTGGTGGAGGTGGTGCTCATCCAGGCGCTGCGGGAGCTCGTGCGCACGCGCGCGGACGTGCCGTTCGCTCGAGCGCTCGGGGACCCGGCCATCGCGCGCTGCTTGCAGGCGTTCCACGCGGACCCGGCGGCGGACTTCAGCATCGCCGAGCTCGCCCGCCTCGCGGCGCTGTCACGCACGACGTTCTGTGAGCGCTTCCGCGAGACGGTGGGTCTCTCGCCCGCCGACTACATGACGCGCTGGCGACTGGACCTCGCCGCGCGCTACCTCGCGCAGGACGCGCGGCTGAGCGTGGACGAGGTGGCAGCGCGCGTCGGGTACCAGTCGCAGGCCGCGTTCTCGCGCGCCTTCGCACGCCACCATGGGATGCCACCGTCACGGCTTCGCAGCGGCACCCCGGCCCAGGCTCACATCTGGAAGCAGTAGTAGCGGTGCAGGACGTTGCAGGCCCCGGCCGTCCCGCTCTGTGTCCAGGTGTAGTCGGTGCCGCCGGTGCTTCCGTACGCCCCACCCCCCGTGGTGGTCGTCCAATCGTTGCAGTCGTTGCCGTTCCACTCCGTTCCAGCGCCGGTCGTGTTGGTGAACGGGATGTTGTTGCTCACCTGCACCCCAGCCTCGGTGCGGAGGAAGCGCGCCTGGATGGACCCGTCCGTCAGGTCGCTCCAGTCGTTGGCGAGGACGATGCCGGTGTTGCCCGCGGGCATGATCCACGGGATGGTCGACCGCGTGAAGCGCGTGGACGGCGAGCCCGTGCTGTCGCTCAGCCAGGCGCGATACGTGCCGGGTAGCTCGGCCGCGTCCGCGTGGCTCTGGCAGAACGCGTCGGCGCCGGCCAACCCGCCGAGGTCACCCATGTGCGTGCCGCTCGTCGTGAACGCCCAGCGCCCCTCGATGCAGGTGCTCGCGACGCACATCGCGCCCGCGCGGCAGTCCGCGTGGCTGGAGCAGAACGCTGGGCACGCGGCCGCGCTGCCGGTGCACTGGTAGGCACCACAGGCTGTCTCGTCGTCGGCCAAGATGTCCGCTGGACACTCCGCGCTCGCGCCGGTGCAGACCTCGGTCAGGTCGCACGCGCCGGCGGCGGGGCGGCAAGCCAGCTCGCTGTCATGCAGCTGGTCGGCCGGGCACGCGGCGCTGTCTCCAGAACAGTGCTCGGCGACGTCGCACGGCCCGGCGGCTGTGCGGCACTCGGTCGACGTGTCGGCGAGCGTGTCGGTCGGGCAGGCAGCCGAGCTTCCGTCACACAGCTCCGGAACGTCACACGCTCCCGCGGCCGGACGACACTCGGTCCCGGCGCTGGCGAGCCCGTCGACGGGGCAGACGGCGGACGTGCCCGTGCACAGCTCGGCCGCGTCGCACGCATCGGTGGCCGCGCGGCAGATGGTCGTCGCGTCCGCCAGGATGCACTCTCCCGCGGTGCTGCAGGTCGCGGACTCGCACACGCCGTCGCATGCAGACTCGCAGCACACGCCGTCCACACAGTACCCGCTGGCGCACGCTGCGGACGCGGCGCACGTGGCGCCGAGTGGGGCCGGGCCCTGGTCTGGCAGGGCGGCCGCGTCGGAGACGGATGCGTCCGCGAGGGGCGCGTCGCCGCCGCCACACCCGGGCGCGGGGAGCGTGGAAAGCGCGAGCAAGGTGAGCAAGAATCGGCGTGAAAGCGAGTGTACGGGCATGACGGTCTCCTCGGGCCGGACGTGGCCCTCGAGTCGTCAGTGGCGATACGCGCCGCTTCGATCACCAGATTCGGCGGCATGCGCACGAACGGGCCGTCGGCCGTGCGCTCGGGCCGTTCTCAGGGTCGGGGTGCGGCGCTATCCTGGCGGCACCATGACGCGCCGTTGCCACCCCCTCCTCTCTCTCGCCCTGTCCGCCGTTTGCCTCGGAGGGTGCGGCGGGCCCGCGGACACCCCGAGCGGAGCCGAGTCGACGACGGGCGCCGAGCCCATCGCGACCCCCACCGCGGTCGGTGAGGTGGCCCCCGTCCACGGAGCCACGCTCTTCGCGGTATACGTCGCCGTCGCGGAGGCCGGCGCGCCCGCCCTCGAGCAGGCCGCAGGGCCCTTGCGCGAACGTTCCATCATGGTGTCCGTCGGCGAGCTGGGCTGCGACCGCGGCGCAGCCGAGGCCCTCGGGGTGGCCCCCGACTGGCACGGCGTAGCGGTCATGTTCGAGACACGCGAGGCCGCGCTGGCGTTCGCCGACAGCCTCGACACGCCGCCCGCCGGCGTCGCGCAGGTGACTGCCGGCTGCGCCGACTGAGCGGTCGCCGGTGCCGCCGGGCCCGCGACCCAGCGAACGAGCCTCCCCTCAGCGCGACGCCAGGCGCCCGTGCAGCAACGCGGCGAAGGCCGTGCACACATCGACGGTGGTGAAGATGCCGACCACCTTGTGGTTCTGCACCACGATGGCGGAGCCGTACTTCTTGCTGGCCATCTCGCTCACCACCTCGTCCAGGGGCGCATCGGGGGACACGGTGTAGACGCCCTGGCTCATGGCGTCTTCGACGAGGATCACCGTCGGGTCCACGTCGCGCAGGGTCTCGACCAGCGCCAGGTCGCGCTCGGTGATCATGCCCACCAGCTCTCCTCCGCGCAGGACGGGCAGGTGTCGCACCTCGAGCTCGCGCAGCACCTTGTGGGCATGCGCCAAGGTCTGGTCGGCGCCGACCGTGTGCGGGCTGGTGGTCATGTACTTCTGGATGGTGGGGATGCTCTTGCTCATACCAGACCCCCATCGCAACAAGCGTGCCCGGCCGGGGCAGAGGAACGCGGCGCGCGAGCGCGCGGGATTCGAAGCGCCCGCAGATATCCAGACACCGTCGACCAGCGGTCCCCACGCATGCCCGGGTGCCCGTGGCGCGCAGGC contains:
- a CDS encoding response regulator transcription factor produces the protein MSTSTATATAHVLIVEDDAPLARLMAAALARDGLRVDTEGRGDRAVERVLSLAPDLLILDLMLPGLDGFDVLRALRPRWGGPVLMLTARGDDFDQVTGLELGADDYVIKPVVPQVLLARVRAMLRRERQATSSVLRFGALRLETGAREALGPSGPIPLTSAEYDLLAFFVQHAGRVIERDELFLALRGVPYDGLDRSLDLRVSKLRSKLREHLGGDAMIRTVHGRGYLFAVRT
- a CDS encoding YHYH protein; amino-acid sequence: MRLTTCCALLVGFAVAGCGGGGGGSPDAGADVGVTGDQGVVAPTACTALLEEAGDAYTLTGTLRDCAGVTGGAAVAGSLMNLSGITIDNEGTDMTPCIAVLCDDTHAYVATNALPHYDFVATTPNALVENAFIYRVPLTPAPYAGTTSATDANTINGCAAAYTQYLAAPDTATQNEPSGLCALGSATLMSDTEDSVTRVYQQIPCFDTTGFMIAGSPVFGPNEGAMPDPYGNPGYNYPNDTSDDYGNGAALDFCGGHTAFTMHYHAAIDACFERDASGAPANSYADATAGWDIEAAMTAPCTEPSGVVGWSADGYPMMGSCVCVARDGDGACTDVRRARSGWVYGGLGTWGDAPGEAAALGVEGSTCTTDDDCCTDANCHFSCSVTVAGNGGTDTVVGRRCVLVDYSWCTHQYVRRDDKLPAGEDYVYLDRCNGYDGPDGYAYHTTLTFPFMTGCLRGAADDYVADRGDGGMNMMGLPMCMPGQMMCCGDGICGGPENAQNCSADCP
- a CDS encoding PaaI family thioesterase encodes the protein MPHDSQPLSTLSRTYAFAQPGDLGARARAMSGLEFLQELIAHDTDVPIGATLGFRLASVEPGACVFTIDRIEPHLFNPLGGVHGGWYAAVLDAPLGVALHSTLPAGVGYTTLELKVNLTRAAKVGQADLRAVGRLVHRGRTTAVTDAQILDAEQRVYAHATSTCLILQG
- a CDS encoding AraC family transcriptional regulator is translated as MDVLSSVLTHLELRTTRYFRVQVGGAWGVQIPPQQGVIRFHVVLSGACTLTLGDETKALGPGDLAFVPRGLAHGLSDAPRRRMTSLGTVLRRSPVGPTGILSLHPEPSTELLCGHMTLRSQHHPLLVAMPDHVVVQSAEASWLPALVAGLWRELREELEGSAALIDRLVEVVLIQALRELVRTRADVPFARALGDPAIARCLQAFHADPAADFSIAELARLAALSRTTFCERFRETVGLSPADYMTRWRLDLAARYLAQDARLSVDEVAARVGYQSQAAFSRAFARHHGMPPSRLRSGTPAQAHIWKQ
- a CDS encoding CBS domain-containing protein; the protein is MTTSPHTVGADQTLAHAHKVLRELEVRHLPVLRGGELVGMITERDLALVETLRDVDPTVILVEDAMSQGVYTVSPDAPLDEVVSEMASKKYGSAIVVQNHKVVGIFTTVDVCTAFAALLHGRLASR